From a region of the Lactuca sativa cultivar Salinas chromosome 4, Lsat_Salinas_v11, whole genome shotgun sequence genome:
- the LOC111887986 gene encoding serine carboxypeptidase-like 31, which yields MAFILKMTSTLLDITLPLLFLLLILSLERTVFVVARHGHWSNEMKSNIQNNEDLVTNLPGQPNVDFQHYAGYVTVNENNGRALFYWFYEAWTLPDEKPLVLWLNGGPGCSSVGYGATQEIGPFIVGTDGNDLQLNPYSWNREANMLFLESPVGVGFSYSNTTSDYENLGDDFTANDTYAFLHNWFTKFPSYRTRTFYIAGESYAGKYVPELANLIYDKNKDPSLFINLQGILLGNPETSDAEDWKGLVDYAWSHAVVSDETHKTIRESCDFNSNDTWSNNDCSQAVDEVLRQYKEIDIYSLYTSVCIANSAYSQNNALQVMFKRTTSAKMMPRILAGYDPCLDDYAKGYYNKPQVQKALHVSNGFQLKNWSICNMDVFYGWSQSKDSVLPIYKKLIDAKLRIWVYSGDTDGRVPVLSTRYSLSSLNLPILRPWRPWYNQKQVGGWVQEYKGLTFATFRGAGHAVPIFKPRESLAFFTSFLLGESPPSQR from the exons ATGGCTTTCATACTAAAAATGACGTCAACCCTTTTGGATATTACTCttcctttattatttttattgttaataTTATCATTGGAGAGAACTGTTTTTGTAGTTGCTAGGCATGGACATTGGTCCAATGAAATGAAATCAAATATCCAAAACAATGAAGATCTTGTTACCAATTTGCCTGGTCAGCCTAACGTTGACTTTCAACACTATGCTGGATATGTCACAGTAAATGAAAATAATGGAAGAGCACTGTTTTATTGGTTCTATGAAGCTTGGACTCTTCCAGATGAGAAGCCCTTGGTGCTTTGGCTTAATGGAG GTCCCGGGTGTTCTTCTGTGGGATATGGAGCTACACAAGAGATCGGGCCATTCATTGTGGGTACAGATGGAAATGATCTTCAGTTAAATCCATACTCATGGAATAGAG AAGCCAATATGTTGTTCCTGGAATCTCCAGTTGGAGTTGGCTTTTCCTACTCCAACACAACTAGTGATTATGAAAACCTAGGAGACGATTTCACTG CAAATGACACTTATGCTTTCCTACATAACTGGTTCACCAAGTTTCCCTCTTATCGGACAAGAACATTTTATATTGCTGGAGAGAGCTATGCAG GAAAATATGTGCCAGAGTTGGCAAATCTTATTTACGATAAAAACAAGGATCCCTCCCTGTTTATCAATTTACAAGGGATATTG TTAGGTAATCCGGAAACAAGTGATGCTGAAGATTGGAAAGGTCTGGTTGACTATGCTTGGAGCCATGCTGTTGTATCAGATGAAACTCACAAAACGATAAGAGAATCATGCGATTTTAACAGTAATGACACATGGAGCAATAATGACTGCAGCCAAGCTGTAGATGAAGTTCTCCGACAGTATAAAGAAATAGACATCTACAGCCTCTACACCTCCGTTTGCATTGCCAATTCAGCATATTCACAAAACAATGCACTTCAAGTCATGTTCAAAAGGACCACATCCGCTAAAATG ATGCCACGGATACTTGCTGGCTATGATCCTTGCCTTGATGATTATGCAAAAGGTTACTACAATAAACCTCAAGTTCAGAAAGCTCTTCATGTTAGCAACGGCTTTCAACTAAAAAACTGGAGCATTTGCAA TATGGACGTATTCTATGGGTGGTCACAGTCGAAAGATTCAGTTCTTCCCATATACAAGAAACTCATTGATGCAAAACTTAGGATATGGGTGTACAG TGGAGATACTGATGGAAGAGTCCCTGTGTTGTCCACAAGATACAGCTTAAGCTCCCTCAACTTGCCTATATTGAGGCCATGGAGGCCCTGGTATAACCAGAAGCAG GTTGGTGGTTGGGTTCAAGAATATAAAGGGCTAACTTTCGCAACATTTAGAGGAGCGGGTCATGCAGTTCCCATTTTCAAACCTAGGGAATCGCTTGCATTCTTCACTTCATTTCTTCTTGGAGAATCTCCACCGTCTCAACGATAA